One Micropterus dolomieu isolate WLL.071019.BEF.003 ecotype Adirondacks linkage group LG23, ASM2129224v1, whole genome shotgun sequence DNA window includes the following coding sequences:
- the LOC123962923 gene encoding uncharacterized protein LOC123962923, whose amino-acid sequence MDGIDDYIWQRRIHHGVRYQKCEVPFPKSVEIGLEFNAALERKDKLDLCLLTNAVMLELCDFAKTVTKSETYFLFEMLEFNFDLGVDVDNDMQCYDYARRVHNKIKLLKEQIKLKPRRWKETFPLPDRQTLMGSTGSELRYYPKRNKIVDSSVLTDGSKFSENQKSKSNGAASGEFIRKKQGGVRLNPTGDVYPFCKELGVTLLVRPDDAPKEKLDPNLVTNGVMMELLDFSRVLCGTHTQIVNALVKQNFGHELDKMQFRMQVNKLMERKYACITAEDKDAFRKEAFTVQTKKRGKNYKKRKHPDADYQELERLTMASKRKETLRQRESDAKVIWQDSDLSYMCPVDFETEMQSATEAKPEKVDFETCLSETAAETKPAVTVAVKQEEEEVFVSPMQSPTNGHDSHLSDLRPKSAALKAYWDLFSEDECGDIRVKTWKQKLWMRRTTRSKQILKSSRVNDMFASCRAIGLDFNVGSGDKQNVDLQRLTNCVLWEIYKFATTMTKSLHRFLFNILHNNFNLVQDELNQRNFIFYIQTKERILQNHPARQKMEFLSSPFRFPKAYNMVDVTSAFQTGQEAETEQQTNWDSADLATSQQADMEPYPFCKNLGLNLWSREERPASKKLDLTLLTTGAVLEIFSFVRELCGAVRETVNDVLEHNFDLELQSGETKAAQMIQRWYVTQKSFMKRHNTTPRINRWLNMVVPLNGHSKPSPQPQTGNGLEDLDTEDLKRGREVEAVYVNVQRVERVNSYHICKEIGLDLDVLSKSEAKTKLDLKVLTRGVLLEVHQYLGKYCHRYVPALYEILEYNFDLSSQSHRKVEFAWSIASQVIAMAGKSGRKADYLNKVFELPFEISESSQTVCKEEPEDRFAELDLNDNSDILFVRELKPVDIEVEID is encoded by the coding sequence ATGGATGGTATTGATGACTACATCTGGCAGCGCCGCATCCACCATGGGGTTAGGTATCAGAAATGTGAAGTTCCATTTCCAAAGTCGGTTGAAATCGGTTTGGAGTTCAACGCGGCATTGGAAAGGAAGGACAAGTTAGATCTGTGCTTGCTGACCAATGCTGTGATGCTGGAGCTTTGTGACTTTGCCAAAACGGTGACAAAGTCTGAGACCTATTTCTTGTTTGAAATGCTAGAGTTCAACTTTGACCTTGGCGTGGACGTGGATAACGACATGCAGTGCTATGACTATGCAAGGCGCGTTCACAACAAAATAAAGCTGCTGAAGGAACAAATAAAGTTGAAACCTCGTAGATGGAAAGAAACCTTTCCGCTACCAGACCGACAAACTTTAATGGGGTCCACTGGGTCAGAGCTACGGTACTACCCTAAAAGGAATAAAATCGTGGATAGTTCAGTCCTCACTGATGGCAGCAAGTTTTCAGAAAATCAGAAGAGCAAGAGTAATGGAGCTGCGAGCGGTGAATTCATCAGGAAGAAACAAGGAGGAGTCCGATTAAATCCAACAGGTGATGTTTACCCTTTCTGTAAAGAACTTGGTGTGACACTGCTTGTTCGACCAGATGACGCACCCAAAGAGAAACTAGACCCAAATCTGGTGACCAACGGTGTGATGATGGAACTGCTTGACTTTTCCAGAGTGCTTTGTGGAACACACACTCAGATAGTTAACGCCTTGGTCAAGCAAAACTTCGGTCATGAGTTGGATAAAATGCAGTTCAGAATGCAAGTAAACAAGCTGATGGAGCGAAAATATGCCTGCATAACAGCCGAGGACAAGGACGCTTTCCGAAAGGAGGCTTTTACAGTCCAGACCAAGAAACGGGGAAAgaattataaaaaaagaaaacaccctGACGCAGATTACCAAGAACTGGAAAGACTAACGATGGCCAGTAAGAGGAAGGAAACGCTGAGGCAAAGGGAGAGTGATGCGAAAGTAATTTGGCAGGACAGTGACCTCTCGTACATGTGTCCGGTTGATTTTGAGACAGAAATGCAGTCAGCTACGGAGGCAAAACCAGAAAAGGTTGATTTTGAAACTTGTTTGTCAGAAACCGCTGCAGAAACAAAGCCAGCAGTGACTGTGGCTGTaaagcaggaagaggaggaagttTTTGTCTCCCCAATGCAGTCTCCGACTAATGGCCACGACTCTCATTTGTCTGACCTTCGTCCAAAAAGTGCGGCTCTAAAAGCATACTGGGATCTGTTTTCTGAAGATGAATGTGGGGACATACGTgtaaaaacatggaaacaaaAGCTGTGGATGAGACGTACCACTCGCTCAAAACAAATCCTGAAGTCTAGCAGAGTGAACGACATGTTTGCCAGCTGCAGAGCCATAGGTTTAGACTTTAATGTCGGTTCTGGCGACAAACAGAACGTTGATCTACAACGACTCACCAACTGCGTGTTGTGGGAGATTTATAAATTTGCAACTACGATGACAAAGAGCTTACACAGGTTCTTATTTAACATTCTGCACAACAACTTTAACCTTGTCCAAGATGAACTGAATCAGcgcaattttatattttacatccAAACAAAAGAGAGGATTCTTCAGAACCACCCCGCTAGACAGAAAATGGAGTTTCTCAGCAGCCCCTTTCGGTTCCCTAAAGCATACAACATGGTTGATGTGACTAGCGCTTTTCAAACTGGACAGGAAGCtgagacagagcagcagacGAACTGGGATTCAGCAGATTTAGCCACAAGCCAGCAGGCAGATATGGAGCCATACCCGTTCTGTAAAAACTTAGGTCTCAACCTTTGGTCGAGAGAAGAACGTCCGGCAAGCAAGAAGCTTGATTTGACGCTCCTGACCACGGGCGCCGTGCTGGAAATATTCAGCTTCGTCAGGGAGCTATGCGGTGCGGTCCGCGAGACGGTTAATGACGTCCTTGAGCACAATTTTGATCTTGAGCTGCAAAGTGGTGAGACCAAGGCCGCACAGATGATCCAGAGATGGTACGTGACGCAGAAAAGCTTCATGAAAAGGCACAACACAACACCAAGGATAAATAGGTGGTTAAATATGGTTGTCCCACTTAATGGTCACTCAAAGCCCAGTCCGCAACCACAAACTGGCAACGGCCTGGAGGATCTGGATACGGAAGACTTAAAGCGAGGCAGAGAAGTGGAGGCCGTCTATGTAAATGTGCAACGGGTGGAAAGGGTCAACAGCTATCACATCTGCAAAGAAATAGGCTTGGATCTTGATGTCCTGTCTAAATCAGAAGCCAAAACAAAACTGGACTTGAAAGTGCTCACTAGGGGAGTCCTCCTTGAGGTGCACCAGTATCTTGGGAAATACTGCCACAGATACGTCCCCGCTCTGTACGAGATTCTGGAGTACAACTTTGATCTGAGCTCTCAGAGCCATCGCAAGGTGGAGTTTGCCTGGTCCATTGCATCTCAGGTGATAGCCATGGCTGGGAAAAGTGGCAGGAAGGCAGATTATCTGAACAAAGTTTTTGAGTTGCCCTTTGAGATCTCTGAGTCCTCACAGACTGTCTGCAAAGAGGAGCCGGAGGACCGCTTCGCTGAGCTGGACCTCAACGATAACTCGGACATCTTGTTTGTCCGAGAACTGAAGCCTGTTGACATAGAGGTTGAGATTGATTAG